From a region of the Mercurialis annua linkage group LG1-X, ddMerAnnu1.2, whole genome shotgun sequence genome:
- the LOC126664595 gene encoding cyclin-dependent protein kinase inhibitor SMR14: MFSQLTFMGVSNSDMLLSEKDLNSMEFNFIVRPALEFEDECDIAPEELHEEDDDDEEEDLQARERQQRKENHQEEKDNNNNNNNDKCKFLISSLNLKLPSLEEFKIQEQDVDAGFKTPTSLNQKIPVIRSCPPAPRKPKSLPSNKRKSLARRVLLDLSNEIESLFPANVLADLGAKIKKVRQENDTK, translated from the coding sequence ATGTTTTCCCAATTAACATTCATGGGGGTTTCAAATTCTGATATGTTATTATCGGAAAAAGATTTGAACTCCATGGAATTCAATTTCATCGTACGACCCGCATTAGAATTCGAAGATGAATGCGATATTGCTCCCGAAGAGCTTCACGAAGAGGACGATgacgatgaagaagaagactTGCAAGCGCGCGAGCGACAACAACGTAAAGAAAATCACCAAGAagaaaaagataataataataataataataatgataagtGCAAGTTCTTGATTTctagtttgaatttaaaattgcCATCTTTAGAAGAATTCAAGATTCAAGAACAAGATGTTGATGCAGGATTCAAGACTCCGACATCTTTGAATCAGAAAATTCCAGTGATTCGTTCATGTCCACCTGCACCAAGAAAACCTAAATCTCTTCcatcaaataaaagaaaatcattGGCTAGAAGAGTTTTACTTGATCTATCTAATGAGATTGAATCTTTATTTCCTGCAAATGTTCTTGCTGATCTTGGTGCAAAGATTAAGAAAGTTAGACAAGAAAATGACACCAAATGA